A DNA window from Choristoneura fumiferana chromosome 2, NRCan_CFum_1, whole genome shotgun sequence contains the following coding sequences:
- the LOC141445410 gene encoding lipase member I-like yields the protein MRTLEMLASKNIFVILALTVKLCQSEEVEAPDQRMQARFLGTLNRYYVSSWAAVSTGIEYVQLENSDAAVNAITLLDGNQQVAIVVHGRSSSAFSEFAHSLRSSFINDQQTVVIVVDWSVIANMDYATALNAVPFVADDLVTLMVRMDTLGKINRNLVHIVGFDVGAHIAGIVSRDSRARVQKITALSPAGQNWDVFSRRLRATDAVFVEVVHTDFSGTRALGINEPIGTVDLFVNGGTSQPGCFNNQCNHDRAWNLFVATLDTGGHLVGLRCENMTDMSRNRCVGIPAVTLGTNALVKTGAGTYRVNIAELILNL from the exons ATGCGCACGTTAGAGATGTTGGCTTCGAAAAATATCTTCGTTATCCTAGCTTTGacag tcAAGCTATGTCAAAGCGAGGAGGTTGAAGCCCCGGACCAAAGGATGCAAGCGCGCTTCTTAGGCACTCTTAATAGATATTACGTGTCTTCATG GGCCGCTGTTTCAACTGGAATAGAATACGTGCAGTTAGAAAACTCAGACGCCGCGGTCAACGCAATAACCCTTCTTGATGGTAACCAGCAAGTCGCCATCGTAGTGCATGGCCGGAGCAGCTCGGCTTTCAGCGAGTTCGCCCATTCACTTCGATCAT CTTTCATAAACGATCAACAGACAGTAGTAATCGTGGTGGACTGGTCCGTGATAGCCAACATGGACTACGCCACAGCTTTGAACGCAGTGCCGTTCGTAGCTGACGACCTCGTAACTCTGATGGTCAGGATGGATACTCTGGGAAAGATAAACAGGAACTTGGTGCACATAGTAGGATTTGATGTTGGTGCACACATTGCCGGCATTGTAAGCAGAGACTCACGCGCTAGAGTGCAGAAGATAACTG CTTTATCTCCCGCTGGCCAAAACTGGGACGTGTTTTCCCGCCGTCTTCGAGCCACCGATGCTGTGTTCGTGGAGGTCGTTCACACAGATTTCTCCGGCACCAGAGCTCTGGGCATCAACGAGCCAATCGGCACCGTGGACTTGTTCGTCAACGGTGGCACCAGCCAACCGGGCTGCTTCAACAACCAATGCAACCACGACCGCGCTTGGAACTTGTTTGTGGCCACTTTAGACACGGGTGGTCACTTGGTTGGTCTTAGATGCGAAAACATGACAGACATGTCGAGGAACCGATGCGTCGGCATTCCAGCCGTAACGTTAGGCACCAATGCTTTAGTAAAAACCGG GGCCGGAACGTACCGAGTCAACATAGCAGAACTTATCCTTAACTTGTGA
- the LOC141441329 gene encoding lipoprotein lipase-like, producing MARLNLMYFAALAAGFITTCHGVPVLEEMQNNQRNTAITNSYFITTWSHIVNGTENEAVANTAEGVALLDYLDGTQTVAIIVHGRESTVFSEFGHTLRSTLLERDQESVVILVDWSAASQSSYDEARSLVPQVAQDLSDFIVLLEEGEKLDRGLLHLIGFDLGAHVVGITSRIAASRARKITALSPAGVGWDLFSQRLRSTDAQFVEVIHTDAVGARAFGIRETSGTLDFFPNGATRQPGCTASDNSCHHNRSWQLFAATVQMGGHLTGIRCDTLTQALNNRCTGLGVAVMGTNALIKPAQGMYRLNTGRSWPFAA from the exons ATGGCGCGACTCAACTTAATGTACTTCGCGGCCCTAGCTGCCGGATTCA TAACAACATGTCACGGTGTACCAGTGCTGGAAGAGATGCAAAATAACCAGCGTAATACGGCTATAACGAATTCATACTTTATTACGACCTG GAGCCATATAGTAAATGGAACAGAAAACGAGGCGGTAGCAAATACAGCAGAAGGCGTCGCATTACTAGACTATCTTGACGGCACTCAGACCGTAGCTATTATCGTCCACGGACGAGAAAGCACGGTTTTCAGCGAATTTGGTCACACTCTCAGATCTA CACTCTTAGAAAGAGATCAAGAAAGCGTTGTGATCTTGGTGGATTGGTCGGCAGCATCCCAGAGTAGTTACGATGAGGCGCGCAGTTTGGTGCCCCAGGTTGCTCAGGACTTAAGCGACTTCATCGTGTTGCTGGAAGAAGGCGAAAAACTTGATAGGGGCCTGCTCCACCTCATCGGATTCGACCTTGGAGCTCATGTGGTGGGCATCACGAGCCGGATCGCAGCTTCGCGTGCTAGAAAAATCACAG CTTTGTCACCAGCTGGTGTGGGTTGGGATCTGTTCTCGCAACGTCTCAGAAGTACCGATGCACAGTTCGTCGAGGTTATCCACACTGACGCTGTGGGAGCTAGGGCATTTGGTATCCGTGAAACATCTGGCACCCTCGACTTCTTCCCAAATGGAGCCACTAGACAGCCTGGTTGTACCGCTAGTGACAATTCTTGCCACCACAACCGATCCTGGCAACTGTTCGCGGCCACCGTTCAGATGGGCGGCCACCTCACTGGCATCCGATGCGATACTTTGACGCAAGCGTTGAACAACCGTTGCACAGGATTGGGTGTTGCTGTCATGGGAACCAATGCACTGATAAAACCAGC CCAAGGTATGTACAGACTGAACACAGGAAGATCATGGCCCTTTGCTGCTTAG